A region from the Benincasa hispida cultivar B227 chromosome 10, ASM972705v1, whole genome shotgun sequence genome encodes:
- the LOC120089384 gene encoding NADH dehydrogenase [ubiquinone] 1 beta subcomplex subunit 9 has translation MSFSSTAGYLARRAAQKERVRILYRRALKDTLNWAVHRHLFYRDASDLRERFEAHKHVEDLDTIDRLIADGEASYNKWRHPDPYIVPWAPGGSKFTRNPTPPEGIEIIYGYGREDH, from the exons ATGAGCTTTTCGTCGACGGCGGGATATCTGGCTCGGCGAGCCGCCCAGAAGGAAAGGGTTCGGATCCTTTACCGGCGAGCTCTCAAAGACACTCTCAATTGGGCCGTCCATCGCCATCTCTTTTACCGAGAT GCGTCGGACCTCCGGGAGAGATTCGAGGCTCACAAACACGTG GAAGATCTCGACACAATAGACAGGCTGATAGCTGATGGGGAAGCTTCCTATAATAAGTGGCGACATCCTGATCCCTATATTG TTCCTTGGGCTCCCGGTGGTTCTAAGTTTACGCGAAACCCAACTCCACCTGAAGGG ATCGAGATCATATATGGCTATGGGCGGGAAGATCACTGA